From the genome of Vibrio porteresiae DSM 19223, one region includes:
- a CDS encoding DMT family transporter, with translation MTTKMNQIWAQKIMPRAPHLAMIFVTMLWGTTYLLVKVGLTSSSPMFFVGCRFAAAFAAIGLFSFKHLIRCTKYDLFAAAAIGFSITIGYGSQTIGLQYITGSESAFFTALFVPFVPFIMWLAFRKIPSKMSLLGIVLAFIGLVFLSGNSFIAISLNFGQWITVLSAFAVATEIILISYFSPKVNLKSVTALQLMFASLFAFLSMPLVGETTIPPFSITLVTLTVGLGIASAFIQLVMNWAQRVVAPSTAAVIYAGEPVWAGIYGRMFGEILSPSALLGGTLVVISVLVSEYRPKKRRQAKKAAAH, from the coding sequence ATGACAACCAAAATGAACCAGATCTGGGCACAAAAAATCATGCCAAGAGCACCGCATCTCGCGATGATATTCGTCACTATGTTGTGGGGAACGACCTATCTCTTAGTCAAAGTCGGCTTGACATCGAGCTCACCGATGTTTTTCGTTGGCTGTCGCTTTGCCGCCGCGTTTGCTGCTATCGGTTTGTTCTCATTTAAGCATTTGATTCGCTGTACTAAATACGACCTATTTGCTGCTGCCGCGATCGGTTTTTCCATTACGATTGGTTATGGTTCACAAACCATTGGCCTACAGTACATTACGGGGTCGGAATCTGCGTTCTTCACTGCCCTTTTTGTTCCGTTCGTGCCCTTTATCATGTGGCTCGCGTTTCGCAAAATCCCCAGCAAAATGAGCTTACTTGGTATCGTGCTGGCGTTTATCGGCTTAGTATTTCTTTCCGGAAATAGTTTTATCGCGATTTCACTCAACTTTGGTCAATGGATTACGGTGTTGAGCGCCTTTGCGGTTGCCACCGAGATCATTCTGATCAGCTATTTTTCACCCAAAGTGAATTTGAAAAGCGTGACGGCTCTGCAATTGATGTTTGCCTCGCTGTTTGCGTTTTTGTCGATGCCTTTGGTCGGTGAGACCACCATTCCCCCATTTTCGATCACGTTAGTGACGCTAACTGTGGGCTTGGGGATCGCAAGTGCGTTTATTCAATTGGTGATGAACTGGGCACAACGTGTGGTTGCGCCATCAACGGCAGCGGTTATCTATGCAGGAGAACCCGTTTGGGCAGGCATTTACGGCCGTATGTTCGGCGAAATCCTCTCACCTTCCGCTCTTTTGGGTGGCACTTTAGTGGTCATCAGCGTGTTAGTCAGTGAGTATCGGCCAAAAAAACGCCGCCAAGCCAAAAAAGCGGCCGCGCATTAA
- a CDS encoding LysR family transcriptional regulator produces MSYLQENRIKFFFEAVQHGSVRAAADYLNVAPSAVSRQISHLEQELDTVLIERHRRGIKPTEAGEEVLTYYKSYLQQQELLLDNLKSLRGLQSGTIELAIGEGYINLVTHVMSQFSQQFPGVKIHLSIHSGNDVMRKITEDNAHIGVIFNPPPHPKIRSHYHCQHPLTVVVDKSHPLNEAPLPLKMSVLKPYPIALPDTAHGIRQIISAVENDTNITLTPNIISNNLTALHCYAAHGGVTLIPGFIIKSQPQWDTRLNCLPVKNAQLNQTQTHIITRLGRQLGKAPSAFLKLLVTMMDNELSH; encoded by the coding sequence ATGAGCTATTTGCAGGAAAACCGAATAAAATTCTTCTTTGAAGCGGTACAACATGGCAGCGTGCGCGCGGCGGCTGATTACCTTAATGTAGCGCCTTCGGCAGTGAGTCGGCAGATTAGCCATTTAGAACAAGAGCTTGATACGGTATTAATTGAACGACATCGACGCGGGATAAAACCCACCGAAGCTGGCGAAGAGGTGTTGACCTATTACAAAAGCTATCTGCAACAGCAGGAATTGCTGCTCGATAACTTAAAGTCACTGCGCGGACTGCAATCGGGAACCATAGAATTGGCGATTGGGGAAGGTTATATCAATCTGGTCACCCATGTGATGAGCCAGTTTTCTCAGCAGTTTCCCGGCGTGAAAATTCATCTCTCGATTCACAGTGGCAATGATGTAATGCGCAAAATCACTGAAGATAATGCCCATATCGGGGTGATTTTCAATCCGCCGCCCCATCCGAAAATTCGCAGCCACTATCACTGTCAGCATCCGCTCACTGTGGTGGTGGATAAAAGCCATCCGTTAAATGAAGCGCCATTGCCTTTGAAAATGAGTGTGTTAAAGCCCTATCCGATCGCATTACCCGATACCGCGCACGGTATTCGCCAGATCATTTCTGCGGTAGAGAACGACACAAATATCACGCTCACGCCTAATATCATTAGTAATAATCTCACCGCATTACACTGCTATGCTGCGCATGGTGGTGTGACGTTGATTCCCGGTTTTATTATCAAAAGCCAACCGCAATGGGATACGCGACTTAACTGTTTACCGGTCAAAAATGCGCAACTCAATCAGACCCAAACGCACATTATTACGCGTTTGGGTCGTCAATTGGGTAAGGCGCCAAGTGCCTTTTTGAAACTGTTGGTAACGATGATGGACAATGAACTCAGTCATTAG
- a CDS encoding M20 aminoacylase family protein: MTIAQSLLTEVKAWRRDLHRYPELGFAEHRTAAQVAALLQEFGLEVHTGLGGTGVVGTLKNGDGPTIGLRADMDALPFAELGDIEHKSCHHGAMHACGHDGHTAILLGTAKLLAQTRRFSGTVHFVFQPAEENLGGALKMVDDGLFTLFPMDAIYGLHNWPGLPVGTLAVNEGAMMASLDTFKITLTGKSCHAAMPENGHDPIVASAELVTALQTITARRLSPLQAAVVSVTKIQGGEAINIIPEKVVLEGTYRCLDKGVRAKVKSLIGELASSVPAAHHVQAQVEFFDGYSVTTNHATQAQQVRDAGIAALGESKVHWNILPCMASEDFSYMLEHCPGAYFWLGADGSTPSKPLHNAYYDFNDDIIETGMTVWQELVERLLK; the protein is encoded by the coding sequence ATGACGATTGCTCAGTCGTTACTCACCGAAGTCAAAGCATGGCGTCGTGATTTACATCGTTACCCAGAATTGGGCTTTGCCGAACATCGCACTGCCGCTCAAGTGGCAGCGCTATTGCAAGAATTTGGCCTTGAAGTCCATACCGGTCTTGGCGGTACTGGAGTCGTTGGCACATTGAAAAACGGGGACGGACCAACCATAGGACTGCGCGCCGATATGGATGCCCTGCCCTTTGCTGAACTTGGCGACATCGAACATAAATCGTGTCATCACGGCGCCATGCACGCCTGTGGTCACGATGGACACACTGCCATTTTGCTCGGTACAGCGAAACTTCTTGCTCAAACCCGTCGCTTCTCTGGGACGGTGCATTTTGTTTTTCAACCGGCGGAGGAGAACTTGGGCGGCGCACTCAAAATGGTCGATGATGGACTGTTTACCCTCTTTCCTATGGACGCGATTTATGGCCTACACAACTGGCCGGGCTTGCCTGTAGGTACGCTTGCGGTCAATGAAGGGGCGATGATGGCATCACTCGATACCTTCAAAATCACCTTAACGGGCAAAAGTTGCCACGCCGCGATGCCAGAAAATGGTCACGACCCAATCGTGGCTTCTGCAGAGCTGGTCACTGCGCTGCAAACCATCACCGCCAGACGACTCTCTCCTTTGCAGGCAGCCGTGGTCAGCGTGACTAAAATCCAAGGTGGCGAAGCAATCAACATCATCCCTGAGAAAGTGGTGTTGGAAGGCACCTATCGCTGCCTCGATAAGGGTGTGCGCGCCAAAGTAAAATCCCTGATCGGAGAACTCGCCAGCTCAGTACCTGCAGCGCATCATGTGCAAGCACAGGTTGAGTTTTTTGATGGGTATTCAGTAACAACCAACCATGCCACTCAAGCGCAACAGGTTCGCGATGCGGGCATTGCCGCTCTTGGGGAAAGTAAGGTGCATTGGAACATCTTGCCTTGCATGGCGTCGGAAGACTTCTCTTATATGCTCGAACACTGCCCTGGTGCCTATTTCTGGCTCGGAGCCGACGGTTCTACCCCCTCCAAACCGCTGCACAATGCCTATTACGACTTCAATGATGACATCATCGAAACTGGGATGACCGTTTGGCAGGAACTCGTAGAGCGCCTGCTTAAATAA
- a CDS encoding aldehyde dehydrogenase family protein, translating to MEKLFTTMLDLLHTDTIGSWVNGQIELGSGELIELINADDETVMLRYQDADPAIAATIDEAAQRAQQEWWAMPAKTRGRILYQIGTEIRKEAEALGWVESLSTNKPLNNAKAEILIVAEMFEYYAGWADKLHGEVIPVPTTHLNYVKYEAMGTILQMTPWNAAFFTAGWQVAPALAAGNAVILKPSELTPITSLMLGALIERAGAPKGLVNVVAGYGHTIGQTLIAKANIRKVCFVGSPKTGAHIATAAAKRCIPCVLELGGKSANIVFADANLDQAMKGAMAAIFGGSGQSCVSGSRLLVQESIFEKFVASVAKAAQQIRVGHPQHADSDIGPVNNRKQYDHICNMLAIGEQEGAKVVAGTTPIPERDGFYINPTVLAGNNQMTVAQEEIFGPVVVAIPFKDEADAIALANDSQFGLAGAVWTNDVARAHRVADQVKAGTFWINSYKTIHVSSPFGGYRNSGYGRSSGLEVLREYCEVKSVWVETSAQPAFSFNYGTVEG from the coding sequence ATGGAAAAGTTATTTACCACAATGCTCGACCTTTTACACACCGATACCATAGGTAGCTGGGTGAATGGCCAGATTGAACTGGGTAGCGGTGAGCTGATTGAATTGATCAACGCCGATGACGAAACGGTGATGTTGCGTTATCAAGATGCAGACCCTGCGATTGCGGCCACCATTGATGAAGCGGCGCAACGCGCACAACAAGAGTGGTGGGCCATGCCTGCCAAGACCCGTGGTCGCATCCTGTATCAAATCGGCACTGAAATTCGTAAAGAAGCCGAGGCATTAGGTTGGGTGGAATCGCTCTCCACCAATAAACCGCTGAATAATGCCAAGGCAGAGATCCTGATCGTCGCCGAAATGTTTGAATACTATGCAGGCTGGGCGGACAAACTGCATGGTGAAGTGATTCCAGTGCCAACCACCCATCTCAACTACGTCAAATACGAAGCGATGGGCACTATTTTACAAATGACACCATGGAATGCCGCTTTCTTTACCGCCGGTTGGCAAGTTGCCCCTGCGTTAGCAGCCGGGAACGCCGTGATTTTAAAACCCTCGGAGCTAACGCCAATCACCTCCTTGATGCTCGGCGCACTGATTGAACGTGCTGGCGCACCAAAAGGCTTAGTCAACGTCGTCGCTGGCTACGGTCACACCATAGGTCAAACCTTAATTGCCAAAGCCAACATTCGCAAAGTGTGCTTTGTTGGCTCACCGAAAACGGGCGCGCACATCGCAACGGCGGCAGCCAAACGCTGTATTCCATGTGTCTTAGAGCTCGGTGGCAAATCTGCCAACATTGTGTTTGCCGATGCGAACTTAGATCAGGCAATGAAAGGGGCAATGGCTGCTATCTTTGGCGGTTCAGGACAAAGCTGTGTATCAGGATCGCGTCTTCTCGTCCAAGAAAGCATTTTTGAAAAATTCGTCGCTTCGGTGGCGAAAGCGGCGCAACAAATTCGTGTTGGTCATCCACAACATGCCGATTCAGACATCGGCCCAGTCAATAACCGCAAGCAATACGATCACATCTGCAATATGCTGGCGATTGGCGAACAAGAGGGTGCCAAAGTGGTTGCGGGCACCACACCGATTCCTGAGCGCGATGGTTTTTACATTAATCCCACCGTACTCGCCGGAAACAACCAAATGACGGTCGCCCAAGAGGAGATCTTTGGCCCTGTTGTGGTGGCCATTCCGTTTAAAGATGAAGCCGATGCAATTGCTCTTGCCAATGACAGTCAGTTTGGGTTGGCTGGCGCAGTCTGGACCAATGATGTTGCGCGCGCGCATCGCGTTGCCGATCAAGTGAAAGCAGGGACATTTTGGATCAACAGTTACAAAACCATCCATGTCAGCTCACCTTTTGGCGGCTATCGTAACAGCGGTTACGGCCGTTCATCTGGCTTGGAAGTATTACGAGAATACTGTGAAGTGAAGAGTGTCTGGGTTGAAACCTCAGCACAACCAGCCTTTAGTTTTAACTACGGAACAGTAGAAGGATAA
- a CDS encoding NAD(P)-dependent oxidoreductase, which yields MNIGVIGLGNMGSGMAATLAKKSFPVFGFDLSSQALEAIATQGVTPVAQFAELVALCDVVILSLPKALHVEQVCLGHHQSTESILALGKPGLIVIDTTTSEAQTSRKVAAELAKQGIEFLDAPVSGGPAGAASGTMSMVIGGKESTLATVMPILAAMSTTQVHIGDVGAGNIAKIANNLLCAAHLITTAEVVSLAQHAGVDADKVLAGINAGSGRSGVSQVNFAKWILNDTYNSGFTMGLMRKDVGLAQNLCETLNLSLPLSETVMDLWRQSSESLADNEDFNAIVKLSDSQLY from the coding sequence ATGAACATCGGTGTAATCGGACTGGGCAATATGGGCTCAGGCATGGCGGCCACTCTGGCCAAAAAATCTTTCCCTGTCTTTGGTTTCGATCTCTCATCACAAGCGCTAGAGGCTATCGCGACGCAAGGTGTCACACCCGTTGCTCAATTTGCCGAATTGGTTGCGCTTTGTGATGTGGTGATTTTATCTCTGCCTAAAGCCCTTCATGTCGAACAAGTGTGTTTAGGCCATCACCAAAGTACCGAGAGCATTCTCGCCTTAGGCAAACCGGGGTTGATCGTCATTGATACCACCACATCAGAGGCGCAAACCAGTCGTAAGGTGGCAGCTGAACTGGCTAAACAAGGCATAGAGTTTCTAGATGCCCCCGTATCCGGCGGACCAGCAGGCGCAGCTTCTGGCACCATGAGCATGGTGATAGGCGGAAAAGAGAGTACCTTAGCCACCGTTATGCCCATTTTGGCAGCGATGAGCACCACCCAAGTGCACATTGGCGATGTTGGTGCGGGCAATATTGCCAAAATCGCCAATAACTTACTTTGCGCAGCGCACCTTATCACCACGGCGGAAGTGGTGAGCCTGGCTCAGCACGCAGGAGTCGATGCCGACAAAGTCCTCGCTGGCATTAACGCAGGCTCAGGACGCAGTGGCGTTAGCCAAGTGAACTTTGCTAAATGGATTCTCAACGACACCTACAATTCAGGCTTTACCATGGGGTTAATGCGCAAAGACGTAGGTTTAGCACAAAACCTCTGCGAGACGTTAAATCTCTCCCTTCCTCTGAGTGAAACCGTCATGGATTTGTGGCGACAAAGCAGCGAATCGTTAGCTGATAACGAAGATTTCAATGCCATCGTAAAACTCTCCGATAGCCAACTCTATTAA
- a CDS encoding helix-turn-helix domain-containing protein, translating into MTQETEGVLEYVAANIKRLRAQQDLSQQALADKSGISRRMVAGLENGSTNISLAKLAQLAAVLGVSFAQIVSPSETESHNRNILTWRGTHPESKAVLCCSLTATQQVELWMWTLAPNDGYLAEPDPDGWHELLHVIDGELTLELSDGTHQLSAGDSLVYSCAQTLRYQNNGSTLLRFVRSVVGG; encoded by the coding sequence ATGACGCAAGAAACAGAAGGTGTACTTGAATACGTTGCGGCGAATATAAAGCGATTAAGAGCACAACAGGATTTAAGTCAGCAGGCTTTGGCGGATAAGTCCGGCATCAGTCGCCGAATGGTGGCGGGACTAGAAAATGGCAGCACCAACATTAGCTTAGCCAAGTTAGCTCAGTTAGCTGCGGTACTGGGCGTCAGTTTTGCGCAGATCGTCAGCCCAAGCGAAACCGAGTCGCATAATCGTAATATCTTAACTTGGCGTGGTACCCATCCGGAGAGTAAAGCGGTGCTGTGCTGCTCACTTACCGCGACTCAACAAGTGGAATTATGGATGTGGACCCTTGCCCCCAATGATGGTTATCTGGCGGAACCCGATCCAGACGGTTGGCACGAGCTGCTGCATGTGATTGATGGCGAGTTGACCTTGGAGCTGAGTGATGGAACGCATCAATTATCGGCAGGAGACTCCCTGGTGTATAGCTGTGCGCAAACTCTGCGTTATCAGAATAACGGCTCAACCTTATTGCGTTTTGTGCGTAGCGTCGTCGGTGGTTAA